The DNA region TTCAGCGCGGTGAACCAACCGCCGCGCTCAAAGCCGGCGCCCCGCGTGCGCAGATCGCGCTCGCCAAAGTCCTCGATCAATCCGGCATTGTGCAGCTTGCCGATGAACTGACCGATAATCGCGTAGTCGAAGGCGCCGAAGCGATGGTGAAAGCCGCGCCCGATCTCGCTCAAAGAGTGCGCGCCGTCGAACTGCAGCCAAAGGAAATATTCTCGCTCGTTGAGCAGGAGATAACGGTCGCGGCGGGTACTGCGCAGGACAAAATTCTCCTTGCCATCGGCACCGCGCGGCTGCGGCCGCAGCTCCCAATCCGCGGGCGGCAAACGCTTGGGGCGAAACTGCAGGTAGACTTGGCTGCTGTCAATCTCGAGGGTTTTGAAGGCGCCGCTTTCGCGATTGCGCGTGAGAAATTCGAGCTTGGCGGGTTCGGCCATGGCAGCGTCAAGTGGAGCGGCGGCCGAAGGAAGATGCGTCGTCGGACGGCGAGAAACCGGTGGCTTCCAAGCCCCAACGCACCGCTTCTCGCGCCTGCTCGTTAGTTGCGCGCAGGCGCTGAATAAACACAGTTACCAACCGATAACAAATGCGCGCACCTATCTCAGGCCGATCGTTGATCAGCGAGTGAAACACATCGCGGTCAAGTTTCCACAATACGGCATCGGCCTCACAGTAGACCGATGCCGAGCGCGGCTCAGCATCGAACAGCCCCATCTCGCCAAAAAAATCGGCGGGGTTAAAGCGCGTCAGCACGATATCGGTCTCGCCGCTGACATATTTGCTGGCTGCCAAGCGGCCCTGCTCGACCACGTAGAGGGCATCAGGTCTATCCAACTCGCGAAAGACCGCCTCGCCCGCCTTGAATCGTTTGATCACGAGCAGCGGCACCAACGCTTCGAGCGTGTCGCGTTCCAAATCCTGAGACAGAGAGACGGTGCGCAGAAAATCGCCAGCGTTGGACATCGGATTTACCGGGAGCCACCCATGCAGTTCAGCATACAAACCAATAAGCTGCGGGGAATTCTAGACCAAATCAACCACCCCAACGTCAATAATCGCGCCGAGCCTAACACGGACGCACGCCCGAGA from Deltaproteobacteria bacterium includes:
- a CDS encoding cyclic nucleotide-binding domain-containing protein; the encoded protein is MSNAGDFLRTVSLSQDLERDTLEALVPLLVIKRFKAGEAVFRELDRPDALYVVEQGRLAASKYVSGETDIVLTRFNPADFFGEMGLFDAEPRSASVYCEADAVLWKLDRDVFHSLINDRPEIGARICYRLVTVFIQRLRATNEQAREAVRWGLEATGFSPSDDASSFGRRST